Proteins found in one Helicobacter sp. MIT 21-1697 genomic segment:
- the cydB gene encoding cytochrome d ubiquinol oxidase subunit II codes for MFFGLDLGALQIYWWIIISLLAGLLVFMFFVQGGQSLICVIAKDELEKTMLINSLGRKWELGFTTLVLFGGACFAAFPLFYSTSFGGAYWIWLAILLCFIIQAVSYEYRKKECNLLGSKVYEVFLWINGVFGVFLIGVAISTFFSGSHFVLDEHNFVEWSMVSRGLEALLEPANYLLGLTLVFLAQILGASYFLNNIDDERIAKRARKAILFSSIAFLPCVFGFLAWICCKDGFYIEAGKVTLQPYVYLHNFLSLPYLIIGLLIGIVLVLWGIYLNVFTQSKKGIFPLGVGSVLVVMAVFLNVGLGQSAFYPSIADLQSSLYIKNASSSYYTLSVMSYVSLLVPFVVAYIVYVWRAMDRVKITRDEMQADSHTY; via the coding sequence ATGTTTTTTGGACTTGATTTGGGTGCATTGCAAATATATTGGTGGATTATTATCAGTTTGCTTGCGGGTTTGCTTGTATTTATGTTTTTTGTGCAAGGTGGGCAAAGCCTTATTTGCGTGATTGCCAAAGATGAGCTAGAAAAAACAATGCTCATTAATTCGCTTGGGCGCAAATGGGAGCTTGGATTCACTACTTTGGTGCTTTTTGGCGGAGCGTGTTTTGCTGCATTTCCTTTATTTTATAGCACGAGTTTTGGTGGGGCATATTGGATATGGTTGGCTATTTTATTATGCTTCATCATTCAGGCAGTGAGCTATGAATATCGTAAAAAAGAGTGCAATTTACTAGGTTCAAAGGTATATGAGGTATTTTTGTGGATTAATGGTGTATTTGGTGTATTTTTAATCGGTGTAGCAATAAGCACATTTTTTAGCGGTTCACATTTTGTGCTTGATGAGCATAATTTCGTGGAATGGAGTATGGTTAGTCGGGGCTTAGAGGCATTGCTTGAGCCTGCAAATTACTTGCTTGGCTTGACATTGGTATTTTTGGCTCAGATTCTAGGGGCGAGTTATTTTTTAAACAACATAGATGATGAGCGTATAGCTAAACGCGCAAGAAAAGCGATTCTGTTCTCAAGCATTGCTTTTTTGCCTTGTGTGTTTGGATTTTTGGCGTGGATTTGTTGCAAAGATGGATTTTACATAGAGGCTGGAAAAGTAACCTTGCAACCCTATGTGTATTTGCATAATTTCCTTTCATTGCCTTATTTAATTATAGGGTTACTTATTGGTATAGTCTTGGTGCTATGGGGGATTTATCTCAATGTCTTTACACAGAGCAAAAAGGGTATTTTCCCTCTTGGTGTAGGCAGTGTGCTTGTGGTAATGGCGGTATTTTTGAATGTGGGTTTAGGGCAGAGCGCATTTTATCCCTCAATCGCTGATTTGCAAAGCTCACTTTATATCAAAAACGCTTCTTCAAGCTATTATACGCTTTCTGTAATGAGCTATGTATCTTTGCTTGTGCCTTTTGTTGTGGCGTATATTGTCTATGTATGGCGTGCGATGGATAGGGTAAAGATTACTAGAGATGAAATGCAAGCAGATTCTCATACCTATTAA
- a CDS encoding cytochrome ubiquinol oxidase subunit I → MNEISSVNWARAQFALTALYHFLFVPLTLGLSFIIAIMESIYVKSGNPQWRKITRFWLTLFAINFAIGVATGIIMEFEFGTNWANYSWFVGDIFGAPLAIEGIMAFFLEATFFAVMFFGWDKVSQRFHLVSTWLVAIGSNLSAFWILVANGWMQYPIGTIFNPDTARNEMSSFWEVALSPVAISKFLHTAASGYVISALFVVGISALYLLKGQFRVEAKKSLVVGASFGLITSIFLFFSGDESAYRVTQHQPMKLAAMEGIYDGQHRAGITAFGILNPSKKPGDDKEVFLFDVTIPYALSILGNRSPNSFVPGINDLLYGNEQKGIVGIDSRILSGKIALQALKDYKEAKAQNDEERMNLSREILQSHMSNFGYGYLSQPEEAIPPIALTFYSFHLMVALGSAFFVLFIVVLYLAMANDIEKFRKILWLCVIAIPFGYIAAEAGWVVAEVGRQPWAIQDLLPVSVAATKLSSVNIHISFFLFACLFTLLLCAEIGIMVRSIKKGFEEEHTIIQSVNGGK, encoded by the coding sequence ATAAATGAGATTTCAAGTGTGAATTGGGCAAGAGCGCAGTTTGCCCTTACAGCGCTATATCACTTTTTATTTGTGCCTTTGACTTTGGGACTTTCTTTTATTATTGCAATTATGGAGAGTATTTATGTCAAAAGTGGCAATCCACAATGGCGCAAAATTACGCGTTTTTGGCTTACACTTTTTGCGATTAATTTTGCTATTGGCGTGGCAACAGGCATTATTATGGAATTTGAGTTTGGCACAAATTGGGCAAATTATTCTTGGTTTGTGGGCGATATTTTTGGTGCTCCTTTAGCGATTGAAGGCATTATGGCATTTTTCTTAGAAGCGACATTTTTTGCAGTAATGTTTTTTGGCTGGGACAAGGTCTCTCAAAGGTTTCATTTAGTATCTACTTGGCTTGTTGCGATTGGAAGCAATCTCTCGGCATTTTGGATTCTCGTAGCAAATGGTTGGATGCAATATCCCATAGGCACGATTTTTAATCCCGATACCGCACGCAATGAGATGAGCAGTTTTTGGGAAGTAGCTCTTTCGCCTGTGGCAATATCAAAATTTCTCCACACAGCAGCAAGCGGATATGTCATCTCCGCACTTTTTGTAGTGGGGATTTCTGCTTTGTATCTCCTCAAAGGACAATTTCGTGTTGAAGCAAAAAAAAGTTTGGTTGTGGGTGCGAGCTTTGGGCTTATTACTTCAATATTTTTATTTTTCAGCGGAGATGAGAGCGCTTATCGTGTAACGCAGCATCAGCCGATGAAGCTTGCTGCAATGGAGGGAATCTATGATGGGCAACATCGTGCTGGTATTACTGCATTTGGGATTTTAAACCCAAGCAAAAAGCCCGGTGATGACAAGGAAGTGTTTTTGTTTGATGTTACCATTCCTTACGCACTTTCTATTTTGGGTAATCGTAGTCCAAATAGCTTTGTTCCGGGCATTAATGATTTGCTTTATGGCAATGAGCAAAAAGGTATAGTGGGTATAGATTCTAGAATCCTTAGCGGTAAAATTGCCCTCCAAGCACTCAAAGACTACAAGGAGGCAAAAGCGCAAAATGATGAGGAGCGTATGAATCTTTCTCGTGAGATTTTGCAATCGCATATGTCAAATTTTGGCTATGGCTACCTATCGCAACCTGAAGAGGCAATACCACCTATTGCCTTGACATTTTATAGTTTTCATTTAATGGTAGCACTAGGCAGCGCGTTTTTTGTGCTTTTTATTGTCGTGTTGTATTTGGCAATGGCAAATGATATAGAGAAATTCCGCAAGATTCTATGGTTATGCGTGATTGCTATACCTTTTGGATATATTGCTGCAGAGGCAGGGTGGGTAGTCGCTGAAGTGGGAAGACAGCCTTGGGCGATACAAGATTTACTTCCTGTTAGTGTCGCAGCTACGAAGCTTTCAAGTGTGAATATACACATTTCATTTTTTCTTTTTGCTTGCCTTTTTACACTTTTGCTTTGTGCCGAAATTGGCATTATGGTGCGCAGCATTAAAAAGGGTTTTGAGGAAGAGCACACAATTATTCAAAGTGTGAATGGAGGCAAATAA
- the lpxD gene encoding UDP-3-O-(3-hydroxymyristoyl)glucosamine N-acyltransferase, whose amino-acid sequence MLLSQALNLAFKGYLTLQNTLQNDFELSGIAPLESATATQISYIDQDKYLNKLIDSQAGAVLIRPNLLDKVPSHIQPLEVENPHLAFALLSALFVRDGFDIKPSLESHTQIHPSAHIASNVSLGENVSIGADSILMPGVVIGENVSIGAHCKIYPNVVIYRDTLIGNRVNIHAGSIIGCDGFGYAHTKEGKHIKIEHNGRVVIEDDVEIGANNAIDRAVFGETLIKQGAKIDNLVQIGHNCVVGEHTLLVSQVGLAGSTTTGRNVVMGGQAGTGGHVHIGDFVQVAGRGAVGKNLPPHTKWGGHPLMELNEWMKFYVSLRRMLKKHS is encoded by the coding sequence ATGCTGCTCTCCCAAGCTTTGAATCTAGCATTTAAAGGTTATCTCACACTTCAAAATACTCTTCAAAACGACTTTGAGCTAAGTGGTATTGCCCCTTTAGAATCTGCCACTGCTACACAAATAAGCTATATAGACCAAGATAAATATCTCAACAAACTTATAGATTCTCAAGCTGGGGCTGTGCTTATCCGCCCAAATCTACTTGATAAAGTCCCCTCACATATCCAACCTCTTGAAGTAGAGAATCCTCATCTTGCTTTTGCTCTGCTTTCTGCCCTTTTTGTGCGTGATGGCTTTGATATAAAGCCCTCATTAGAATCTCACACACAAATCCACCCTAGTGCGCATATTGCTTCAAATGTTTCACTGGGTGAGAATGTATCTATTGGTGCAGATTCCATACTTATGCCCGGTGTCGTCATTGGTGAGAATGTATCTATTGGTGCGCATTGCAAGATTTATCCTAATGTCGTGATTTATCGCGATACACTCATTGGCAATCGCGTGAATATCCACGCAGGAAGCATAATAGGCTGTGATGGATTCGGATATGCACATACTAAAGAGGGCAAACATATCAAAATTGAACACAATGGACGCGTTGTCATAGAAGATGATGTAGAAATTGGTGCAAATAACGCTATTGATAGGGCTGTATTTGGTGAAACACTTATAAAACAAGGGGCAAAAATTGATAATCTCGTGCAAATAGGGCATAACTGCGTTGTTGGGGAGCATACTTTGCTTGTCTCGCAAGTAGGACTTGCTGGCTCAACTACCACTGGGCGCAATGTAGTAATGGGTGGGCAAGCTGGAACAGGAGGGCACGTTCATATTGGAGATTTTGTGCAAGTCGCTGGACGCGGAGCAGTAGGCAAAAACCTCCCCCCACATACCAAATGGGGCGGACACCCGCTTATGGAACTCAATGAGTGGATGAAATTCTATGTTTCATTGCGCAGAATGCTCAAAAAGCATTCTTAA
- a CDS encoding DUF4492 domain-containing protein, giving the protein MRFFKRAFILYIDGFKNLKLGKVLWKIIILKLIVIFVVLNIFIYDKSLSSVGDDKQKSNFVLENLIKKN; this is encoded by the coding sequence GTGAGATTTTTTAAAAGGGCATTCATACTTTATATTGATGGCTTTAAGAATCTAAAACTTGGCAAAGTGCTTTGGAAGATTATTATTCTTAAACTTATAGTGATTTTTGTTGTGCTTAACATATTTATTTATGATAAAAGCCTTTCTAGTGTAGGTGATGATAAGCAAAAAAGCAATTTTGTATTAGAGAATCTAATAAAGAAAAATTAA
- a CDS encoding saccharopine dehydrogenase family protein — translation MQNNVDNVVLQIGAGGVGGVVAHKMAMNRQTFSRIILASRTLDKCKAIAGSIRAKGLGEIEIDVVNADNVESVVALIEKYRPKVVVNVALPYQDLSIMEACLRTRVHYLDTANYEHPDSAHFEYKEQWAYDTRYKEAGIFALLGSGFDPGVTNVFCAYAQKHYFDEIHSIDILDCNAGDHGYAFATNFNPEINLREVSSKARFWVKEPQSQYAQNFDLSRDSIYRKFEAKEKHWEAEVRAKEIERIGNQAEGVEMRNRGFQGGSEGSLASLNDQADNVESTIYRSNTTLQNEPYFNGEWRDIPPLALMKEWNYPEVGVKNSYLLYHEELESLVRNIKGLKRIRFFMTFGESYLTHMKCLENVGLLRVDSIEHKGQKIVPIEVLKTLLPDPASLAPRTKGKTNIGCYIKGVKGGKERIIYIYNVCEHEKCYAEVNAQGVSYTTGVPAMIGAKLICEGKWGTNCAKIVSGADNSDMPKGGETQGIDNAEFQGAGVWNMEQNDPDPFMNELNKQGLPYVVLEISENGESKVLEDGRKHCE, via the coding sequence ATGCAAAATAATGTTGATAATGTAGTTCTACAAATCGGGGCAGGTGGAGTTGGTGGCGTGGTGGCACACAAAATGGCGATGAATAGGCAAACTTTTTCGCGCATTATTTTAGCTTCGCGCACATTAGATAAATGCAAGGCAATCGCGGGTTCTATCCGCGCTAAGGGCTTGGGCGAGATTGAGATTGATGTAGTTAATGCGGATAATGTGGAATCTGTGGTGGCTCTCATTGAAAAATATCGCCCAAAAGTCGTGGTAAATGTCGCGCTGCCTTATCAGGACTTGAGCATTATGGAGGCGTGCTTGCGCACTAGAGTGCATTATTTGGATACTGCAAATTATGAGCACCCAGATTCTGCGCATTTTGAATATAAAGAGCAGTGGGCGTATGACACGCGCTATAAAGAGGCGGGCATCTTTGCATTGCTAGGTAGTGGCTTTGACCCGGGCGTTACAAATGTCTTTTGTGCCTATGCGCAGAAGCATTATTTTGATGAGATTCATAGCATTGATATTTTGGATTGTAATGCAGGAGACCACGGCTATGCGTTTGCGACAAACTTTAATCCCGAGATAAACTTGCGTGAAGTCAGCTCCAAAGCGCGTTTTTGGGTCAAAGAGCCTCAAAGTCAATATGCGCAAAACTTTGACCTTTCGCGTGATAGCATTTATCGCAAGTTTGAGGCTAAGGAGAAGCATTGGGAAGCGGAAGTAAGAGCAAAGGAGATTGAGAGAATCGGCAATCAAGCGGAAGGAGTTGAGATGAGAAATCGTGGTTTTCAAGGCGGAAGCGAAGGGAGTTTAGCAAGCCTAAATGACCAAGCTGACAACGTAGAATCCACGATTTATCGCTCAAATACAACGCTCCAAAATGAGCCATATTTTAATGGGGAGTGGCGCGATATTCCGCCTCTTGCACTAATGAAAGAATGGAATTATCCCGAAGTGGGCGTGAAAAATAGCTATCTACTTTACCACGAGGAGTTAGAATCTCTTGTGCGCAATATCAAAGGGCTAAAAAGAATCCGCTTTTTTATGACTTTTGGTGAGAGTTACCTCACGCATATGAAGTGCTTAGAGAATGTCGGGCTTTTGCGCGTGGATAGTATAGAGCATAAGGGGCAAAAAATCGTGCCAATAGAGGTGCTAAAGACGCTTTTACCTGACCCTGCAAGCCTAGCCCCTCGCACAAAGGGCAAGACAAATATCGGCTGCTATATCAAGGGCGTAAAAGGTGGCAAGGAGCGCATAATTTATATTTATAATGTGTGTGAGCACGAGAAATGCTATGCGGAAGTCAATGCACAAGGCGTGAGCTATACCACAGGTGTGCCCGCGATGATTGGGGCAAAACTCATCTGCGAGGGCAAGTGGGGGACAAATTGTGCAAAAATTGTGAGCGGAGCGGATAATAGCGATATGCCAAAGGGCGGGGAAACTCAAGGGATTGATAATGCTGAATTTCAAGGTGCGGGTGTGTGGAATATGGAGCAAAACGACCCTGACCCCTTTATGAACGAGCTCAACAAGCAAGGATTGCCCTATGTCGTGCTAGAAATAAGCGAAAATGGAGAA
- a CDS encoding HAAAP family serine/threonine permease, which translates to MNKWNSFDTSWIISLFGTAVGAGILYLPIKAGGGGILPVIVMSFIIFPMVYLSHRALSRFVCQANGNDKDITYAAEEYFGRNVSICISILYFFAIFPICLAYCVGITNTFESFIYYQILPLVNENHSSDVPLGTLAGFIQSIYYNQTDKFATLKPLWRAGLVFILVSSFMLIMLFSEKLIIKVCQWLVYPLCAILFAFSLYLIPQWNLESITSVPPTIDFLTIVWLTLPVLVFSFNHSPAISTFSLNVKREYGTNAVAKSDSILLRTSIMLLAFVMFFVISCVLSLTPQELIEARAQNIPVLSYFANKLDNPLISYGGPLIAFLAISSSFFGHYFGAREGAYGIVRKCCKIAGNKEPNLKLIAIICTFAMYVIMLITAYVNPSVLGFIEDLGGPIIAAILFLMPIIAIYSVSKMKQFKNPALDAFVFITGLLTICTITYKLTL; encoded by the coding sequence ATGAATAAATGGAATAGTTTTGATACAAGCTGGATAATTTCTCTTTTTGGGACAGCTGTGGGTGCTGGCATCTTATATTTGCCCATCAAAGCAGGCGGAGGAGGCATTTTGCCTGTGATAGTGATGAGTTTTATTATATTTCCTATGGTTTATCTTAGTCATCGTGCCCTTAGCCGCTTCGTATGTCAGGCAAATGGCAATGACAAAGACATCACTTACGCCGCAGAAGAATATTTCGGACGCAATGTAAGTATATGTATCTCAATCTTATATTTTTTCGCTATTTTTCCTATTTGCCTTGCCTATTGTGTGGGTATTACAAATACATTTGAGAGTTTTATTTATTATCAGATTCTCCCTCTTGTCAATGAAAATCACTCATCAGATGTGCCACTTGGCACTTTAGCTGGATTCATACAAAGCATTTATTATAACCAAACAGATAAATTTGCCACCTTGAAACCGCTTTGGCGAGCTGGACTTGTTTTTATCTTAGTCAGTAGCTTTATGCTTATTATGCTCTTTAGCGAAAAGCTCATTATAAAAGTGTGCCAATGGCTTGTATATCCGCTTTGTGCGATTTTATTTGCATTCTCACTCTATCTCATTCCTCAATGGAATCTTGAAAGCATTACATCTGTGCCGCCTACAATAGATTTTTTAACCATTGTGTGGCTTACGCTTCCTGTCCTTGTGTTTTCTTTTAATCACTCTCCGGCTATTTCTACCTTTTCGCTTAATGTTAAACGCGAATATGGAACAAATGCTGTTGCCAAATCAGATTCTATTCTCTTGCGCACTTCAATTATGCTCCTTGCCTTTGTGATGTTTTTTGTCATCTCTTGTGTGCTTTCTCTCACTCCACAAGAGCTTATAGAAGCTAGAGCGCAAAATATCCCTGTGCTCTCATATTTTGCCAATAAGCTTGATAATCCTTTGATTTCCTATGGTGGTCCTTTGATTGCATTTTTGGCAATTTCTAGTTCATTTTTTGGGCATTATTTTGGTGCGCGTGAGGGAGCGTATGGCATTGTAAGAAAATGCTGCAAAATTGCAGGAAACAAAGAACCAAATCTTAAGCTTATCGCAATAATATGCACATTTGCAATGTATGTCATTATGCTTATTACTGCCTATGTCAATCCAAGCGTTTTAGGATTTATTGAGGATTTGGGAGGTCCGATTATTGCGGCTATTTTATTTTTGATGCCAATTATTGCCATTTATAGTGTGTCTAAAATGAAACAATTTAAAAACCCAGCATTAGACGCATTTGTCTTTATCACAGGGCTTTTAACAATATGTACCATTACCTATAAACTCACACTCTAA